From one Allorhizobium ampelinum S4 genomic stretch:
- a CDS encoding LLM class flavin-dependent oxidoreductase, with product MAAEFISASFANGSNDLRPIPDAPVDPDFLQRYARALDDYGFNYTLIPYSSASFDPFTLGATILAHTKQIKIIVALRPNTIYPTVAAKSLATLDQLSGGRVVVHFIAGGSDEEQAREGDFLTKEQRYERQEEYIRILRLAWTSTEPFDFDGKYYQFKQFRSAVRPTNGLIPISLGGSSDAAYRIGGSLCDIFGLWGEPLAETKQQIDRIYAEAAKAGRKDRPRIWVTFRPIIAETDELAWQKAHRILDTLNENREKGLSRTPLSAPPPANVGSQRLLDIAKRGDVHDRALWYPTVTATNASGATTALVGSPRTIADSILDYIDLGADLISIRGYDNYNDAVDYGRYVLPLVREGIREREENKKKAAA from the coding sequence ATGGCTGCCGAATTCATTAGCGCAAGTTTCGCCAACGGATCGAATGATCTTCGCCCCATCCCCGATGCGCCGGTGGACCCCGATTTCCTGCAACGCTACGCACGTGCGCTGGACGATTACGGTTTCAACTACACACTGATCCCCTATTCTTCCGCTTCCTTTGATCCTTTCACGCTGGGTGCGACCATTCTGGCCCATACCAAGCAAATCAAGATCATTGTCGCCCTGCGCCCGAACACCATCTACCCGACCGTTGCGGCGAAATCGCTGGCAACACTGGACCAGTTGAGCGGCGGCCGTGTTGTCGTCCATTTCATCGCCGGCGGCAGTGATGAGGAGCAGGCCCGCGAGGGTGATTTTCTGACCAAGGAGCAACGCTACGAGCGTCAGGAAGAATATATCCGCATTCTGCGTCTGGCCTGGACCTCGACAGAACCCTTCGATTTCGATGGGAAATACTACCAGTTCAAACAGTTCCGCAGTGCCGTGCGCCCGACCAACGGCCTGATCCCGATCTCGCTGGGTGGCTCGTCGGATGCGGCCTATCGGATCGGCGGCTCGTTATGCGATATTTTTGGCCTTTGGGGCGAGCCTTTGGCAGAAACCAAACAACAGATCGACCGCATCTATGCCGAGGCGGCCAAGGCCGGACGCAAGGATCGTCCGCGAATCTGGGTCACATTCCGTCCGATCATTGCCGAAACGGACGAACTGGCCTGGCAGAAAGCGCATCGCATTCTCGACACGCTGAACGAAAATCGTGAGAAAGGCCTTAGCAGAACACCCTTGTCCGCGCCTCCTCCAGCCAATGTCGGCTCACAGCGTCTTCTGGATATTGCCAAACGCGGCGATGTTCACGACAGGGCTCTCTGGTATCCGACAGTGACGGCGACAAACGCCAGCGGCGCAACCACCGCTTTGGTCGGTTCGCCTCGCACCATCGCCGATTCCATACTTGATTATATCGACCTCGGCGCCGATCTGATCTCGATCCGTGGGTACGACAACTACAATGATGCCGTGGATTATGGTCGCTATGTCCTACCGCTGGTCCGCGAAGGCATCCGTGAACGCGAAGAGAACAAGAAGAAGGCCGCTGCCTGA
- a CDS encoding LLM class flavin-dependent oxidoreductase: protein MTVIAQSKTSAQPFRTKHRLGFNTRVSFNDIDGPAHGLREGIELYQIAEQLGYQSGWAYQRHFDHYLSSPLPFFAAAGQHTKRITLGSAVIPMRYQDPILLAEAAGTTDLLVGGRLELAISTGANATFDAIFGTSDTDARTEAKRRQARFLAAIAGDVLHTVDGPGQGAPEGTELRVTPHSPTLRSRIRQGAASLASAVQAAELGIGLITGTVQHDQAEGESFGAYQARIIEAYRTTWRKTWSTEPPPVAAAASILVGTTSELREKYAAYDLERRTQGIAASRPKGALQPAFRQPSGSQISPVFQGTPDQVTEAVFNDPGLASADEVILFLPPAFGLAENVRLLTDLAQTVAPNFGWRPDQ, encoded by the coding sequence ATGACCGTAATCGCGCAAAGCAAGACGTCGGCGCAGCCCTTCCGCACAAAGCATCGGCTTGGCTTTAATACCCGCGTGTCTTTCAACGATATCGACGGACCGGCACACGGTTTGCGCGAGGGAATTGAACTCTATCAGATTGCCGAGCAACTCGGCTATCAATCGGGCTGGGCCTACCAGCGGCACTTCGATCATTACCTGTCTTCCCCGTTGCCCTTCTTTGCGGCAGCCGGTCAACACACCAAGCGCATCACATTGGGGTCGGCGGTCATCCCGATGCGCTATCAGGACCCTATCCTGCTGGCAGAGGCCGCAGGAACCACTGACCTGCTGGTCGGCGGACGGCTGGAACTGGCCATTTCGACGGGTGCGAACGCCACATTCGACGCAATCTTCGGGACAAGTGACACGGACGCCCGTACTGAGGCAAAACGGCGACAAGCCCGGTTTCTGGCAGCCATTGCCGGCGACGTCCTTCATACGGTGGACGGCCCCGGACAAGGCGCGCCAGAGGGTACCGAACTTCGAGTGACGCCGCATAGCCCAACCCTACGCTCACGGATCAGGCAGGGCGCGGCAAGCCTTGCCTCTGCCGTGCAGGCCGCAGAACTTGGCATTGGGCTGATCACCGGCACCGTCCAGCATGACCAAGCTGAAGGCGAAAGTTTCGGCGCATACCAGGCGCGTATCATCGAAGCTTACCGCACGACATGGCGCAAGACGTGGTCAACCGAGCCACCCCCGGTCGCAGCCGCAGCCTCTATTCTGGTTGGAACGACATCCGAACTGAGAGAGAAATATGCAGCCTACGATCTGGAACGCCGAACCCAGGGCATCGCGGCATCAAGGCCCAAGGGCGCCCTGCAACCCGCTTTCCGGCAACCATCGGGAAGCCAGATCTCGCCTGTCTTTCAGGGAACACCCGATCAGGTCACCGAGGCGGTCTTCAACGATCCGGGCCTTGCCAGCGCCGATGAAGTCATCCTGTTTCTGCCGCCTGCCTTCGGTCTTGCGGAAAATGTCAGGCTTTTGACCGATCTTGCCCAGACGGTCGCGCCGAATTTTGGCTGGCGACCAGACCAATGA